A genomic segment from Acipenser ruthenus unplaced genomic scaffold, fAciRut3.2 maternal haplotype, whole genome shotgun sequence encodes:
- the LOC117395638 gene encoding aryl hydrocarbon receptor nuclear translocator-like isoform X6, translated as MDGAVTSDMASDVPSLGVAPGKQGAESQAGGAVVAQRGPKRRAPLDFDDDDDEGDGNNKLFRCEDDQGGSNDKERFARENHSEIERRRRNKMTAYITELSDMVPTCNALARKPDKLTILRMAVSHMKSLRGTGNTGTDGSYKPSFLTDQELKHLILEAADGFLFVVSCETGRLVYVSDSVTPVLNQQQSDWFGSSLYEQVHPEDVDKLREQLCTSESAMTGRVLDLKTGTVKKEGQQSSQRMTLGSRRSFICRMRCGNCPVEPASVNRLSFLRNRNRSGLGPVKDGEPQYVVVHCTGYIRSWPPAGISLPEEESDAVQGSKFCLVAIGRLQVSSCSSSTDMSNISIPIEFISRHSSKGVYTFVDHRCVATVGYQPQELLGKEVFEFAHPEDQGLLRDSFQQVTKLKGQVLSVMFRFRSKSREWIWMRTSSFTFQNPFSEEVEYIICTNANVKQLQQQQQQAELEGVPGRDAIAPYTSSPVDAMQGNHLTQVSVQPVAATGLERSKPLDKGSPLFQDMYPGISPEQSKPLPPSVGQGAQQIFSQGTPYSNTRPAESFRSAGLTPQGAVLQQQSGSAGQILAQISRQSNPVLVGGASTWTGSHAPFSAQQQQQMVSQQASLKTQSPSYGMGSFQGTPSSFNPVSTVSPNAASMYPNSNPTRNPAISTATAAGTFGESNQAGMQFQARPAEGVGVWQQWQGAGTQHGHQGNSQAEVFPDMLSILGEQGPGFGSDEFAELPIFPSFNE; from the exons ACATGGCCTCGGACGTCCCGTCGCTGGGTGTTGCCCCCGGTAAACAGGGCGCGGAGAGCCAGGCCGGGGGGGCTGTCGTCGCTCAGAGGGGACCCAAGAGACGGGCACC CCTTGACTTCGATGACGACGATGACGAAGGTGACGGAAACAACAAATTATTCAG GTGTGAGGATGACCAGGGTGGCAGCAATGACAAGGAAAGGTTTGCCAG AGAGAACCACAGTGAGATTGAACGGCGTCGGCGCAACAAGATGACCGCGTACATCACGGAGCTGTCGGACATGGTGCCCACGTGCAACGCCCTGGCACGCAAACCAGACAAGCTGACCATCCTGCGCATGGCCGTGTCACACATGAAGTCCCTGCGCGGCACGGGCAACACGGGCACCGATGGCAGCTACAAACCATCCTTCCTCACCGACCAG gAGCTGAAGCACCTGATTCTGGAGGCTGCGGATGGCTTCCTGTTTGTGGTGTCGTGTGAGACGGGCCGGCTGGTGTACGTGTCGGACTCGGTCACGCCGGTTCTGAACCAGCAGCAGTCGGACTGGTTCGGCAGCTCCCTGTACGAGCAGGTCCACCCCGAGGACGTGGACAAGCTGAGAGAGCAGCTGTGCACGAGCGAGAGCGCCATGACAG GGCGAGTCCTGGACCTCAAGACTGGCACAGTGAAGAAGgagggccagcagtcctcccagagGATGACGTTGGGGTCCCGACGCTCCTTCATCTGCAGGATGAG gtgtgGAAACTGTCCCGTGGAGCCCGCCTCTGTGAACAGACTGAGCTTCCTGCGCAACAGAAACAG GAGTGGTCTGGGTCCAGTTAAGGACGGGGAGCCCCAGTATGTGGTGGTGCACTGCACTGGATACATCAGGTCCTGGCCCCCTGCTG gaATCTCGTTGCCGGAGGAGGAGTCGGATGCTGTGCAGGGCAGTAAGTTCTGTCTGGTGGCAATCGGCAGACTGCAG GTgagcagctgctccagcagcacaGACATGAGTAACATCTCCATCCCCATCGAGTTCATCTCCCGGCACAGCAGCAAAGGGGTCTACACCTTCGTGGACCATCGCTGCGTGGCCACCGTGGGCTACCAGCCACAG GAGCTCCTCGGGAAGGAGGTGTTTGAGTTTGCCCACCCTGAGGACCAGGGGCTGCTGCGGGACAGTTTCCAGCAG GTGACCAAGCTGAAAGGGCAGGTTCTGTCTGTGATGTTCCGGTTCCGGTCCAAGAGCAGAGAGTGGATCTGGATGAGAACCAGCTCCTTCACCTTCCAGAACCCCTTCTCCGAGGAGGTAGAGTACATCATCTGCACCAACGCCAACGTCAA gcagctccagcagcagcaacagcaggcaGAGCTGGAGGGGGTCCCCGGCCGGGACGCTATCGCCCCCTACACCTCGAGCCCTGTCGACGCCATGCAGGGGAACCACCTGACACAG gtCTCTGTTCAGCCAGTGGCAGCGACCGGGCTGGAGCGCAGCAAACCCCTGGATAAGGGGAGCCCCCTCTTCCAAGACATGTACCCCGGAATCAGCCCAG AGCAGAGCAAGCCCCTCCCTCCCAGCGTCGGGCAGGGTGCCCAGCAGATATTTTCCCAGGGGACCCCCTACAGCAACACGCGGCCTGCAGAGAGCTTCAG GAGTGCTGGCCTCACTCCCCAGGGTGCTGTTCTCCAGCAGCAGTCTGGCTCAGCCGGTCAGATTCTTGCGCAGATCTCTCGGCAGTCGAACCCGGTGCTGGTGGGAGGAGCCTCGACATGGACAGGGAGCCACGCCCCCTTCAGCGCTCAG cagcagcagcagatggtTTCCCAGCAGGCCTCTTTGAAGACTCAGTCCCCCTCGTACGGGATGGGCAGTTTCCAGGGCACCCCCTCGTCCTTCAACCCTGTGTCCACCGTGTCCCCCAACGCAGCCAGCATGTACCCCAACAGCAACCCCACCCGCAACCCCGCCATCTCCACCGCCACTGCTGCCGGCACATTCG ggGAGTCTAACCAGGCAGGCATGCAGTTCCAGGCGCGTCCAGCGGAGGGCGTGGGGGTGTGGCAGCAGTGGCAGGGTGCAGGGACTCAGCACGGCCACCAGGGGAACAGTCAGGCGGAGGTGTTTCCG GACATGCTGTCGATTCTGGGGGAGCAGGGACCCGGGTTCGGGAGCGATGAGTTTGCAGAGCTGCCCATCTTCCCATCCTTTAATGAGTAG
- the LOC117395638 gene encoding aryl hydrocarbon receptor nuclear translocator-like isoform X4 codes for MDGAVTSDMASDVPSLGVAPGKQGAESQAGGAVVAQRGPKRRAPLDFDDDDDEGDGNNKLFRCEDDQGGSNDKERFARENHSEIERRRRNKMTAYITELSDMVPTCNALARKPDKLTILRMAVSHMKSLRGTGNTGTDGSYKPSFLTDQELKHLILEAADGFLFVVSCETGRLVYVSDSVTPVLNQQQSDWFGSSLYEQVHPEDVDKLREQLCTSESAMTGRVLDLKTGTVKKEGQQSSQRMTLGSRRSFICRMRCGNCPVEPASVNRLSFLRNRNRSGLGPVKDGEPQYVVVHCTGYIRSWPPAGISLPEEESDAVQGSKFCLVAIGRLQVSSCSSSTDMSNISIPIEFISRHSSKGVYTFVDHRCVATVGYQPQELLGKEVFEFAHPEDQGLLRDSFQQVTKLKGQVLSVMFRFRSKSREWIWMRTSSFTFQNPFSEEVEYIICTNANVKAPSQESRPPLPPPSVQIPRLGQSPNLALEMSPRQTGSRQLQQQQQQAELEGVPGRDAIAPYTSSPVDAMQGNHLTQVSVQPVAATGLERSKPLDKGSPLFQDMYPGISPEQSKPLPPSVGQGAQQIFSQGTPYSNTRPAESFRSAGLTPQGAVLQQQSGSAGQILAQISRQSNPVLVGGASTWTGSHAPFSAQQMVSQQASLKTQSPSYGMGSFQGTPSSFNPVSTVSPNAASMYPNSNPTRNPAISTATAAGTFGESNQAGMQFQARPAEGVGVWQQWQGAGTQHGHQGNSQAEVFPDMLSILGEQGPGFGSDEFAELPIFPSFNE; via the exons ACATGGCCTCGGACGTCCCGTCGCTGGGTGTTGCCCCCGGTAAACAGGGCGCGGAGAGCCAGGCCGGGGGGGCTGTCGTCGCTCAGAGGGGACCCAAGAGACGGGCACC CCTTGACTTCGATGACGACGATGACGAAGGTGACGGAAACAACAAATTATTCAG GTGTGAGGATGACCAGGGTGGCAGCAATGACAAGGAAAGGTTTGCCAG AGAGAACCACAGTGAGATTGAACGGCGTCGGCGCAACAAGATGACCGCGTACATCACGGAGCTGTCGGACATGGTGCCCACGTGCAACGCCCTGGCACGCAAACCAGACAAGCTGACCATCCTGCGCATGGCCGTGTCACACATGAAGTCCCTGCGCGGCACGGGCAACACGGGCACCGATGGCAGCTACAAACCATCCTTCCTCACCGACCAG gAGCTGAAGCACCTGATTCTGGAGGCTGCGGATGGCTTCCTGTTTGTGGTGTCGTGTGAGACGGGCCGGCTGGTGTACGTGTCGGACTCGGTCACGCCGGTTCTGAACCAGCAGCAGTCGGACTGGTTCGGCAGCTCCCTGTACGAGCAGGTCCACCCCGAGGACGTGGACAAGCTGAGAGAGCAGCTGTGCACGAGCGAGAGCGCCATGACAG GGCGAGTCCTGGACCTCAAGACTGGCACAGTGAAGAAGgagggccagcagtcctcccagagGATGACGTTGGGGTCCCGACGCTCCTTCATCTGCAGGATGAG gtgtgGAAACTGTCCCGTGGAGCCCGCCTCTGTGAACAGACTGAGCTTCCTGCGCAACAGAAACAG GAGTGGTCTGGGTCCAGTTAAGGACGGGGAGCCCCAGTATGTGGTGGTGCACTGCACTGGATACATCAGGTCCTGGCCCCCTGCTG gaATCTCGTTGCCGGAGGAGGAGTCGGATGCTGTGCAGGGCAGTAAGTTCTGTCTGGTGGCAATCGGCAGACTGCAG GTgagcagctgctccagcagcacaGACATGAGTAACATCTCCATCCCCATCGAGTTCATCTCCCGGCACAGCAGCAAAGGGGTCTACACCTTCGTGGACCATCGCTGCGTGGCCACCGTGGGCTACCAGCCACAG GAGCTCCTCGGGAAGGAGGTGTTTGAGTTTGCCCACCCTGAGGACCAGGGGCTGCTGCGGGACAGTTTCCAGCAG GTGACCAAGCTGAAAGGGCAGGTTCTGTCTGTGATGTTCCGGTTCCGGTCCAAGAGCAGAGAGTGGATCTGGATGAGAACCAGCTCCTTCACCTTCCAGAACCCCTTCTCCGAGGAGGTAGAGTACATCATCTGCACCAACGCCAACGTCAA GGCCCCGAGCCAGGAGTCtcgccctcccctcccccccccttcagTGCAGATACCCCGCCTGGGGCAAAGTCCCAACCTGGCTTTGGAAATGAGCCCGAGGCAGACGGGATCTAG gcagctccagcagcagcaacagcaggcaGAGCTGGAGGGGGTCCCCGGCCGGGACGCTATCGCCCCCTACACCTCGAGCCCTGTCGACGCCATGCAGGGGAACCACCTGACACAG gtCTCTGTTCAGCCAGTGGCAGCGACCGGGCTGGAGCGCAGCAAACCCCTGGATAAGGGGAGCCCCCTCTTCCAAGACATGTACCCCGGAATCAGCCCAG AGCAGAGCAAGCCCCTCCCTCCCAGCGTCGGGCAGGGTGCCCAGCAGATATTTTCCCAGGGGACCCCCTACAGCAACACGCGGCCTGCAGAGAGCTTCAG GAGTGCTGGCCTCACTCCCCAGGGTGCTGTTCTCCAGCAGCAGTCTGGCTCAGCCGGTCAGATTCTTGCGCAGATCTCTCGGCAGTCGAACCCGGTGCTGGTGGGAGGAGCCTCGACATGGACAGGGAGCCACGCCCCCTTCAGCGCTCAG cagatggtTTCCCAGCAGGCCTCTTTGAAGACTCAGTCCCCCTCGTACGGGATGGGCAGTTTCCAGGGCACCCCCTCGTCCTTCAACCCTGTGTCCACCGTGTCCCCCAACGCAGCCAGCATGTACCCCAACAGCAACCCCACCCGCAACCCCGCCATCTCCACCGCCACTGCTGCCGGCACATTCG ggGAGTCTAACCAGGCAGGCATGCAGTTCCAGGCGCGTCCAGCGGAGGGCGTGGGGGTGTGGCAGCAGTGGCAGGGTGCAGGGACTCAGCACGGCCACCAGGGGAACAGTCAGGCGGAGGTGTTTCCG GACATGCTGTCGATTCTGGGGGAGCAGGGACCCGGGTTCGGGAGCGATGAGTTTGCAGAGCTGCCCATCTTCCCATCCTTTAATGAGTAG
- the LOC117395638 gene encoding aryl hydrocarbon receptor nuclear translocator-like isoform X3 — protein MDGAVTSDMASDVPSLGVAPGKQGAESQAGGAVVAQRGPKRRAPLDFDDDDDEGDGNNKLFRCEDDQGGSNDKERFARENHSEIERRRRNKMTAYITELSDMVPTCNALARKPDKLTILRMAVSHMKSLRGTGNTGTDGSYKPSFLTDQELKHLILEAADGFLFVVSCETGRLVYVSDSVTPVLNQQQSDWFGSSLYEQVHPEDVDKLREQLCTSESAMTGRVLDLKTGTVKKEGQQSSQRMTLGSRRSFICRMRCGNCPVEPASVNRLSFLRNRNRSGLGPVKDGEPQYVVVHCTGYIRSWPPAGISLPEEESDAVQGSKFCLVAIGRLQVSSCSSSTDMSNISIPIEFISRHSSKGVYTFVDHRCVATVGYQPQELLGKEVFEFAHPEDQGLLRDSFQQVTKLKGQVLSVMFRFRSKSREWIWMRTSSFTFQNPFSEEVEYIICTNANVKAPSQESRPPLPPPSVQIPRLGQSPNLALEMSPRQTGSRQLQQQQQQAELEGVPGRDAIAPYTSSPVDAMQGNHLTQVSVQPVAATGLERSKPLDKGSPLFQDMYPGISPEQSKPLPPSVGQGAQQIFSQGTPYSNTRPAESFRSAGLTPQGAVLQQQSGSAGQILAQISRQSNPVLVGGASTWTGSHAPFSAQQQMVSQQASLKTQSPSYGMGSFQGTPSSFNPVSTVSPNAASMYPNSNPTRNPAISTATAAGTFGESNQAGMQFQARPAEGVGVWQQWQGAGTQHGHQGNSQAEVFPDMLSILGEQGPGFGSDEFAELPIFPSFNE, from the exons ACATGGCCTCGGACGTCCCGTCGCTGGGTGTTGCCCCCGGTAAACAGGGCGCGGAGAGCCAGGCCGGGGGGGCTGTCGTCGCTCAGAGGGGACCCAAGAGACGGGCACC CCTTGACTTCGATGACGACGATGACGAAGGTGACGGAAACAACAAATTATTCAG GTGTGAGGATGACCAGGGTGGCAGCAATGACAAGGAAAGGTTTGCCAG AGAGAACCACAGTGAGATTGAACGGCGTCGGCGCAACAAGATGACCGCGTACATCACGGAGCTGTCGGACATGGTGCCCACGTGCAACGCCCTGGCACGCAAACCAGACAAGCTGACCATCCTGCGCATGGCCGTGTCACACATGAAGTCCCTGCGCGGCACGGGCAACACGGGCACCGATGGCAGCTACAAACCATCCTTCCTCACCGACCAG gAGCTGAAGCACCTGATTCTGGAGGCTGCGGATGGCTTCCTGTTTGTGGTGTCGTGTGAGACGGGCCGGCTGGTGTACGTGTCGGACTCGGTCACGCCGGTTCTGAACCAGCAGCAGTCGGACTGGTTCGGCAGCTCCCTGTACGAGCAGGTCCACCCCGAGGACGTGGACAAGCTGAGAGAGCAGCTGTGCACGAGCGAGAGCGCCATGACAG GGCGAGTCCTGGACCTCAAGACTGGCACAGTGAAGAAGgagggccagcagtcctcccagagGATGACGTTGGGGTCCCGACGCTCCTTCATCTGCAGGATGAG gtgtgGAAACTGTCCCGTGGAGCCCGCCTCTGTGAACAGACTGAGCTTCCTGCGCAACAGAAACAG GAGTGGTCTGGGTCCAGTTAAGGACGGGGAGCCCCAGTATGTGGTGGTGCACTGCACTGGATACATCAGGTCCTGGCCCCCTGCTG gaATCTCGTTGCCGGAGGAGGAGTCGGATGCTGTGCAGGGCAGTAAGTTCTGTCTGGTGGCAATCGGCAGACTGCAG GTgagcagctgctccagcagcacaGACATGAGTAACATCTCCATCCCCATCGAGTTCATCTCCCGGCACAGCAGCAAAGGGGTCTACACCTTCGTGGACCATCGCTGCGTGGCCACCGTGGGCTACCAGCCACAG GAGCTCCTCGGGAAGGAGGTGTTTGAGTTTGCCCACCCTGAGGACCAGGGGCTGCTGCGGGACAGTTTCCAGCAG GTGACCAAGCTGAAAGGGCAGGTTCTGTCTGTGATGTTCCGGTTCCGGTCCAAGAGCAGAGAGTGGATCTGGATGAGAACCAGCTCCTTCACCTTCCAGAACCCCTTCTCCGAGGAGGTAGAGTACATCATCTGCACCAACGCCAACGTCAA GGCCCCGAGCCAGGAGTCtcgccctcccctcccccccccttcagTGCAGATACCCCGCCTGGGGCAAAGTCCCAACCTGGCTTTGGAAATGAGCCCGAGGCAGACGGGATCTAG gcagctccagcagcagcaacagcaggcaGAGCTGGAGGGGGTCCCCGGCCGGGACGCTATCGCCCCCTACACCTCGAGCCCTGTCGACGCCATGCAGGGGAACCACCTGACACAG gtCTCTGTTCAGCCAGTGGCAGCGACCGGGCTGGAGCGCAGCAAACCCCTGGATAAGGGGAGCCCCCTCTTCCAAGACATGTACCCCGGAATCAGCCCAG AGCAGAGCAAGCCCCTCCCTCCCAGCGTCGGGCAGGGTGCCCAGCAGATATTTTCCCAGGGGACCCCCTACAGCAACACGCGGCCTGCAGAGAGCTTCAG GAGTGCTGGCCTCACTCCCCAGGGTGCTGTTCTCCAGCAGCAGTCTGGCTCAGCCGGTCAGATTCTTGCGCAGATCTCTCGGCAGTCGAACCCGGTGCTGGTGGGAGGAGCCTCGACATGGACAGGGAGCCACGCCCCCTTCAGCGCTCAG cagcagatggtTTCCCAGCAGGCCTCTTTGAAGACTCAGTCCCCCTCGTACGGGATGGGCAGTTTCCAGGGCACCCCCTCGTCCTTCAACCCTGTGTCCACCGTGTCCCCCAACGCAGCCAGCATGTACCCCAACAGCAACCCCACCCGCAACCCCGCCATCTCCACCGCCACTGCTGCCGGCACATTCG ggGAGTCTAACCAGGCAGGCATGCAGTTCCAGGCGCGTCCAGCGGAGGGCGTGGGGGTGTGGCAGCAGTGGCAGGGTGCAGGGACTCAGCACGGCCACCAGGGGAACAGTCAGGCGGAGGTGTTTCCG GACATGCTGTCGATTCTGGGGGAGCAGGGACCCGGGTTCGGGAGCGATGAGTTTGCAGAGCTGCCCATCTTCCCATCCTTTAATGAGTAG
- the LOC117395638 gene encoding aryl hydrocarbon receptor nuclear translocator-like isoform X2 produces MDGAVTSDMASDVPSLGVAPGKQGAESQAGGAVVAQRGPKRRAPLDFDDDDDEGDGNNKLFRCEDDQGGSNDKERFARENHSEIERRRRNKMTAYITELSDMVPTCNALARKPDKLTILRMAVSHMKSLRGTGNTGTDGSYKPSFLTDQELKHLILEAADGFLFVVSCETGRLVYVSDSVTPVLNQQQSDWFGSSLYEQVHPEDVDKLREQLCTSESAMTGRVLDLKTGTVKKEGQQSSQRMTLGSRRSFICRMRCGNCPVEPASVNRLSFLRNRNRSGLGPVKDGEPQYVVVHCTGYIRSWPPAGISLPEEESDAVQGSKFCLVAIGRLQVSSCSSSTDMSNISIPIEFISRHSSKGVYTFVDHRCVATVGYQPQELLGKEVFEFAHPEDQGLLRDSFQQVTKLKGQVLSVMFRFRSKSREWIWMRTSSFTFQNPFSEEVEYIICTNANVKAPSQESRPPLPPPSVQIPRLGQSPNLALEMSPRQTGSRQLQQQQQQAELEGVPGRDAIAPYTSSPVDAMQGNHLTQVSVQPVAATGLERSKPLDKGSPLFQDMYPGISPEQSKPLPPSVGQGAQQIFSQGTPYSNTRPAESFRSAGLTPQGAVLQQQSGSAGQILAQISRQSNPVLVGGASTWTGSHAPFSAQQQQMVSQQASLKTQSPSYGMGSFQGTPSSFNPVSTVSPNAASMYPNSNPTRNPAISTATAAGTFGESNQAGMQFQARPAEGVGVWQQWQGAGTQHGHQGNSQAEVFPDMLSILGEQGPGFGSDEFAELPIFPSFNE; encoded by the exons ACATGGCCTCGGACGTCCCGTCGCTGGGTGTTGCCCCCGGTAAACAGGGCGCGGAGAGCCAGGCCGGGGGGGCTGTCGTCGCTCAGAGGGGACCCAAGAGACGGGCACC CCTTGACTTCGATGACGACGATGACGAAGGTGACGGAAACAACAAATTATTCAG GTGTGAGGATGACCAGGGTGGCAGCAATGACAAGGAAAGGTTTGCCAG AGAGAACCACAGTGAGATTGAACGGCGTCGGCGCAACAAGATGACCGCGTACATCACGGAGCTGTCGGACATGGTGCCCACGTGCAACGCCCTGGCACGCAAACCAGACAAGCTGACCATCCTGCGCATGGCCGTGTCACACATGAAGTCCCTGCGCGGCACGGGCAACACGGGCACCGATGGCAGCTACAAACCATCCTTCCTCACCGACCAG gAGCTGAAGCACCTGATTCTGGAGGCTGCGGATGGCTTCCTGTTTGTGGTGTCGTGTGAGACGGGCCGGCTGGTGTACGTGTCGGACTCGGTCACGCCGGTTCTGAACCAGCAGCAGTCGGACTGGTTCGGCAGCTCCCTGTACGAGCAGGTCCACCCCGAGGACGTGGACAAGCTGAGAGAGCAGCTGTGCACGAGCGAGAGCGCCATGACAG GGCGAGTCCTGGACCTCAAGACTGGCACAGTGAAGAAGgagggccagcagtcctcccagagGATGACGTTGGGGTCCCGACGCTCCTTCATCTGCAGGATGAG gtgtgGAAACTGTCCCGTGGAGCCCGCCTCTGTGAACAGACTGAGCTTCCTGCGCAACAGAAACAG GAGTGGTCTGGGTCCAGTTAAGGACGGGGAGCCCCAGTATGTGGTGGTGCACTGCACTGGATACATCAGGTCCTGGCCCCCTGCTG gaATCTCGTTGCCGGAGGAGGAGTCGGATGCTGTGCAGGGCAGTAAGTTCTGTCTGGTGGCAATCGGCAGACTGCAG GTgagcagctgctccagcagcacaGACATGAGTAACATCTCCATCCCCATCGAGTTCATCTCCCGGCACAGCAGCAAAGGGGTCTACACCTTCGTGGACCATCGCTGCGTGGCCACCGTGGGCTACCAGCCACAG GAGCTCCTCGGGAAGGAGGTGTTTGAGTTTGCCCACCCTGAGGACCAGGGGCTGCTGCGGGACAGTTTCCAGCAG GTGACCAAGCTGAAAGGGCAGGTTCTGTCTGTGATGTTCCGGTTCCGGTCCAAGAGCAGAGAGTGGATCTGGATGAGAACCAGCTCCTTCACCTTCCAGAACCCCTTCTCCGAGGAGGTAGAGTACATCATCTGCACCAACGCCAACGTCAA GGCCCCGAGCCAGGAGTCtcgccctcccctcccccccccttcagTGCAGATACCCCGCCTGGGGCAAAGTCCCAACCTGGCTTTGGAAATGAGCCCGAGGCAGACGGGATCTAG gcagctccagcagcagcaacagcaggcaGAGCTGGAGGGGGTCCCCGGCCGGGACGCTATCGCCCCCTACACCTCGAGCCCTGTCGACGCCATGCAGGGGAACCACCTGACACAG gtCTCTGTTCAGCCAGTGGCAGCGACCGGGCTGGAGCGCAGCAAACCCCTGGATAAGGGGAGCCCCCTCTTCCAAGACATGTACCCCGGAATCAGCCCAG AGCAGAGCAAGCCCCTCCCTCCCAGCGTCGGGCAGGGTGCCCAGCAGATATTTTCCCAGGGGACCCCCTACAGCAACACGCGGCCTGCAGAGAGCTTCAG GAGTGCTGGCCTCACTCCCCAGGGTGCTGTTCTCCAGCAGCAGTCTGGCTCAGCCGGTCAGATTCTTGCGCAGATCTCTCGGCAGTCGAACCCGGTGCTGGTGGGAGGAGCCTCGACATGGACAGGGAGCCACGCCCCCTTCAGCGCTCAG cagcagcagatggtTTCCCAGCAGGCCTCTTTGAAGACTCAGTCCCCCTCGTACGGGATGGGCAGTTTCCAGGGCACCCCCTCGTCCTTCAACCCTGTGTCCACCGTGTCCCCCAACGCAGCCAGCATGTACCCCAACAGCAACCCCACCCGCAACCCCGCCATCTCCACCGCCACTGCTGCCGGCACATTCG ggGAGTCTAACCAGGCAGGCATGCAGTTCCAGGCGCGTCCAGCGGAGGGCGTGGGGGTGTGGCAGCAGTGGCAGGGTGCAGGGACTCAGCACGGCCACCAGGGGAACAGTCAGGCGGAGGTGTTTCCG GACATGCTGTCGATTCTGGGGGAGCAGGGACCCGGGTTCGGGAGCGATGAGTTTGCAGAGCTGCCCATCTTCCCATCCTTTAATGAGTAG